The Periophthalmus magnuspinnatus isolate fPerMag1 chromosome 15, fPerMag1.2.pri, whole genome shotgun sequence genomic sequence GGGTCATCTctatttatatgtttaataaGTGGAAAGTGAGTTTATGATGAAATAATATCCTTGTGTTGATCTCCAGATCATCACCCTGCTCCCACAACAATCTTCACAAGTgggaagtaaaaatgtttttcttgtacCTTTTAAGTATATTTCAATAGCTTGGTTGAAGTTAACTGTCTGATACAACTAAgtcatattaaaataaatctattttgCCGCAGAACATGTAGTTAATGACAGCCTGCAGTTCTATTTAATCATGTTTGGGTATTTGGGATTGGCATATTTAGATGGACTCACATAAGCTCTAAAAACAGCATTATTAGGGCAGATATGACTTTTCTCAGACCTGCAGAAGCTGATTGGTGGTGAAATGTCGGCTTCCAAACTAAGTagctgctttagtcttgtttatacatatttttgcctggctgcctttctgtgtggagttttgcatgtttctccccatgtctggatgggtttcctccgggtactccggtttccccatcaaccaaaacatgaacgcgcttcgagacaactgttgttgtgattttgggcgttacaaaaataaaatgaattgaattgagttgAATTGAATGCCAAGCTCAATGGAAGGTCCCTGAAATGGGAGACACAAATATTTGTCCAGCATAATTACCTTCAGTGAAGCTGCATATTGCCTATCTCCTGCTCTTTCCTATTTCTATTTGTGAGTCTCACTGACTTGATATGAGTGACCCAGGGGACAGACCAAGCCTAATTCTCACCATATAGATGCGAACAGCCAGGAAATGACAGTGAATTGAAAAACCCACAGTGGACGTGGTCTCAAAGGTGTCTGCTTCCAATAGACTATGGCCTGCACCTCTGATCAAACAAACTTCAGTCTGCTGCTGTTTTATGAGGCCAAGTCAAAATACACAGGAGACAAATGCAGTGAACAAGTACATTTGTGCAATATCAAAGATAACTTGTATCAGCTTCAAGCGTGCCCCAATACTGACACAAAACAACCCCCATTTTAGTtactctgtttgttttttttaaataactttaataaCGTCAATGAAaacaattcttttttttaattttgaataaaGTGCTGTGTTCTTGGAGGATGGAATATTAACAGGCTTTCAGAGTACCCTTTTGTCCTTGGCACAACAGACTTACTTAATATCCTCAAGACGCAGATGTAACACTCAaacttgaaaatgttttgtcttAACATTAGCATTCCTTGATGCTGGAATCTCATATAGATGGCAGAATGTAACTTATTTTGTTCAGAAAAAGTGCTTGATCCAGGGTTAGATTTTCCATTGACTGTTTTGTATTCATTTCATCTTATTGCACCCATACCAGTGTcttcagtctgagttcatcttgTAGCAGGCGCCAAGACACAAAGGGGAGATGAGTCTCTCCATGGGTCAGTCCTGGAGTCAGCCTTGACCAAGATGAATTTCACGAGAATAAACAGATGGCGAAAGGTTGTGACTATAAATGTAAAAGATTTGTCAAAGGAACACGACCCTTCACAGTGTGTGGACATGTAGAGGTAGTCGATATAGCAGAGCACTTCATTCACAAAGTAAGAAGACGCAGTTTACTTCACATGAATCAGCTGCCTCCAGTATGCAGAAAGGATGAATCTGAAGATTTGAGCAATTTATCCAAAACTATAAataatgtattgtatttgttcCTGAAAATAAGATTTCAAATGTCCTGCTCCATGCCGGTCTACAGCCCTGCATACAGAGGACCCTACCCCACAAACCTCTACCAGGACGCACCTCCACCTGTGTGTCAGCTGTTGCTTTAGTTCATTGTCTATTAAAGGCCATTAAAGGTGATTAAAGATAAAGTTTGAAATGAGTGTTTCTGCTCTACTCTGCTTTCTTAGGTTAATTAGCAGTTTAAACaaacatacagtatatttaacTCTCAACATACGCCTACATATAGAAGGGCATAAATAGCATAGGCATATTAGATGTACTTTGTccataaatgtgtgtaaaacaaTGTAAACTTTTCTAATgctatgttgaaaacagcggcCAGGAAACAGTGGACagctgtttgtttacttttagggATGAGTCCTCTGGGTGGAGATCTGGTGGATGAGTCCTCCGGGTGGAGATCTGGTGGATGAGTCCTCCTGGTAGAGATCTGTGGGATGGGTCCtcctggtggaggtctgtgggATGAGTCCTCTTGGTGGAGATCTGTGGGATGGGTCCTCCTGGTGGAGGTCTGCGGGATGGGTCTCCTTTAACATTGCTTCTGACCGGGGGGCTGGCTgcattaaaggatgggtcaaatgaaaaCAGAGGACAGCTTTGAGAATGCCTGATCTTGTCATCTTGTCAGGTTGATACACTTGAATACTTGAATGTGAGACCGCCGGGAAAACCAGGTGTTGTAGTGCGGCAGCAGTAGCTCAAGTGTGTACTGTTGTTGGGTCTTTAagtaagacacttcacccacctaaATAATTGGTGGTGGGGCAATGGAGCGAACAGTCCCACCCACATCAAAAAAATagatattacataaaattataggtcttgcAGTCATTAGTTACCCCAGAGCTGATCAGCcttgagcaagctttcaaacttttaatattctttctcttttttttttttacttcagaaaGTCTATTGGAAAAATGAATACGAAATTTACTCCTCGAACCAGGgggtgggcggtcactgttgcACTGCATGGCTCTggctggcagcctcacttccatcagtctaccccagggcagctgtggctacagttaggcctgtcataataaatactatatccacttatcatTTAATACAAAACAGATGGGACAATATTTTTGGAAGGTCAGTGTTTATTGTGGgggctttttctttgcactagtgagAAACTGTTGgttatttcttttctgttctacgatgagatttgagctgtgaagGTTGAAtcatgactcattatagatacaatcaaactacttaagtgttgccttttgtcatgtatttattgcagttcatattttttttacaatgttgtatatttagaatagtttttgggggataattctgctttatggtttgatttcagtattattgtttatcatttatatttacttaaggaatatatattgcacttcaaaatgtgttattgtgacaggcctaactatTATATCTAGTTTCCACCACCACTGAATAacgcaattattattattattattattattattattattattattattgttgttgttgttgttgttgttgttgttgttgttgttgttgttgttgttgttgttgttgttactttTCTTATGTGAACAAACCTGATAATGATCCAGATAAGTGAAAAGTTTATATTTTCCATTCCAAACATGGCAGAAGTCTTTTGTGTTATGTTCTTTTTCTAACTATGACATCAGTGACAGGGGCCATTGATCGTGGTCCTTGTAGGAGACTCTGGCTGCGGTCAACGAGGGTAAAAAGCGCTGTCGAAACAGTCAGAGACGCGCTCCCTGTCACAAATGTCAAAGGCAAACGGCTGCTCTGTGCCCGGGCTCCGTGTCAGCAGCTCTACATCTTCATCTGACGTGGAGGGATGAGTGAGGATGATCCGCGGGATCTGCAGGTAAttaccaccaccagcagcagcagcaccaccgtcaccaccaccacccgcagcagcagcacaggaacacagggacagagaagTAACATAAAAGAGAGAAATGCATCAGCCTACAGTTGAAATATGTAAACTAAAATAACCTCAGGTCATTCATGAATGGCACGATACTATTAAAGATGAAGGAAATGATCTTACGAGCATCGTGTGTTTGTCCTCCAGGGGTGAATCTTCATTAGTTGGaggttctttctttctttcagatAAACTTATGTCTTTTTTCAAATCAAcctaataaaaaatgtatgttattgACTGATTGTCAGTGGGCCTATGTCCTTTCAGATAAACTACCCACCATTCCGTTTCCATTACAGACCAGAGCCTCGATCTTGTTGGACAAACAGCTGCGCGTGCCGTGCGTACTGCGCGCGCTGTGCGCTTTATGCGGTTTACCCCCTTTGCCCAGGGCTTCCTGGCGGTTTAACTGTTTACCCGTGTTGACCTGTACATCCAGAGCCTCTTCCCGGGGGGTCAGCGGGTCTCTGAGCACCTTGATCCGGATGGAGCTCCCAGCATTCCTCAGGGCGCTGACCGCGTGCTGGTGGGTGGCCTCGTGCATGCTGAGTCCGTTGACCTGAGGGACgttgacattataacattagcCCCCTGGTCAGTATGTAACAGGAGTAAAATATCCACTCTCTGCTGCACTGGGAAGAAGaagatttgtttttctctttcagtTGTTTTAGTTTAGATTCATCGGTGCTGATAaatgttgtgttattgtgtcctcTATAGGCCACACGGGGAACTACAGGACACACAGTACTGAAGTTTTTCTTTCACACAAATTCAAGTATTTACAAAGATTTTTCATTCAAGAATATGAGCTCAAGGACATGATGATTATATGCCATACCTCGAGGAGTCGGTCTCCAACCTGGACCCCTGCCTTTTCTGAGGCACCTCCTTTTGTCACTCTGGAGATAAAAATGGCCTGAAAATAGCAGTTCAATGCTTATTGTATGATTGCACCATTTGAGACTAACATTTAAAAACTCTTACTTCATCCTGTTGTTTGTAGGGCAAAGAGCCTTTTCCACCAGCAATGCTAATCCCCAAACTACCCCTCTGGCCATTCACTCGGATCTGTAACTAAGACAGAATTAATCTGACAAACAGAATCAGACCACATAAGTCATAATTGACAGATATATTACCAAAAGGcagtttactttattattattattttaatgttttgttgtttttttgtttttttgctgaatTCCTTGAAAGAATCAACTAATTTTACTTTCAGTGGTCCTTGTGGGATGTCCCATAACAGGGTTTGTTCTGGAGCTGGGACAGGTCTGGGTTGTCTTCTGATGGGACAAAGGTTTTTGTGAAGAAGGGGTTCTCCACAGGTATTGGGGCCCACGTTTAGAGCAGTATGCTTCTGAAATATTCTGTCCACTTGGGTCTCTCCTCGGTGATGATGGACGAACAgctctgggagggcatctggctcagGCCATGGGCCCACTCCATCCTGGTGAGACACATTGTGCAGGCTTTACCACAGGCCTTAGTGAAACGAATGAAGATATTTGTTAAATGAGATATCTTCCTGTAGGACTGGTGGGTCCTGGAGCAGTTCTTTAAGACTCCTGGCTGCTCCAgcatataaacataaaacatttggttttgttcaaagaaataaaaacatgttactaAAGTAAACCTTGATGCCCTAAATAATAAAGGTAGGTACTATACAATTACGCAGGTATTCTATTGTTCACGTGACTAAGGCAGGGACATCTTGAGCCTAATTTCCTGTCTTAGAGTCAGAGTGATTATGAGAGACAGGAGTCTGCAGACTACACTCCTGAGCAGCAGCTAAATGAGCCTCGAGCCTGTGTGTGATTTGTGCTGCATGTAAATGTCTGGTACAATTTGTCTGCTCGTAtcaacagacagacacagactgacCACGAAGGGACTGAGGCGTTACACAATGTGAATGTGCCGTTATGATGCTCAATGAAACGCCCCTGACATATTGATGATATGCCAAAGGAGACCAAGGCTTTTACAAGATACTGCAACAAATCTTTACAGCAACTAATAATGTTCTCATGTCGTATGACCTACATTGCTTGTGTGTTAGGGACTGGATATATCTTCTCTCTGAGAAGCACACATCTTAACAaacccattaaaaaaaacattgttgtaAGGATTAACACAGAAAAAATGCACCACTCCCTTCATAATGTACTGACcacaattattcaaataatCATATGGAGAAGTGATTAAGAGgattaaataattttaaaaagcactGCGTCTTTACAAATACACAAGCATGCATCATACATGCAGGGTGTAAACAGGAAGCTGCATGCTGCTCAGGTCCATCACAACATGTTCACACTTGTTACAGTcatattacacattac encodes the following:
- the LOC129456834 gene encoding Golgi-associated PDZ and coiled-coil motif-containing protein, yielding MHQPLQPPSCPSCPSCPSCPSCPPPMHPLTPRCGLYPPERPGTPDGVGPWPEPDALPELFVHHHRGETQVDRIFQKHTALNVGPNTCGEPLLHKNLCPIRRQPRPVPAPEQTLLWDIPQGPLKLQIRVNGQRGSLGISIAGGKGSLPYKQQDEAIFISRVTKGGASEKAGVQVGDRLLEVNGLSMHEATHQHAVSALRNAGSSIRIKVLRDPLTPREEALDVQVNTGKQLNRQEALGKGGKPHKAHSARSTHGTRSCLSNKIEALVCNGNGMVDLKKDISLSERKKEPPTNEDSPLEDKHTMLIPRIILTHPSTSDEDVELLTRSPGTEQPFAFDICDRERVSDCFDSAFYPR